Proteins co-encoded in one Bacillota bacterium LX-D genomic window:
- a CDS encoding YbaK/EbsC family protein, with amino-acid sequence MSVEAVRGFFIARGLKDPVFELSDIGATVDEAAKAIGVGPELVAKTLAFRVNEKTILIVARGDARIDNKKLKQFFKTKARMSSHEEVEDVTGHPVGGLCPFGLKNPLEVYLDISLKDFEQVYPAAGSRTVALKISPQEIVALTGARWVDVCQICTKKQRD; translated from the coding sequence ATGAGCGTTGAAGCAGTGAGAGGATTTTTTATTGCCAGAGGATTGAAGGATCCGGTTTTTGAACTGAGTGACATCGGGGCAACTGTAGACGAAGCTGCAAAAGCTATAGGAGTGGGACCGGAATTAGTTGCAAAAACCCTGGCTTTCCGGGTAAATGAAAAGACTATATTGATTGTTGCACGGGGTGACGCACGGATTGATAATAAAAAACTCAAACAATTTTTTAAGACCAAGGCCAGAATGTCAAGCCACGAAGAAGTAGAGGATGTAACCGGGCATCCGGTGGGTGGGCTGTGCCCCTTTGGGCTGAAAAATCCCCTGGAAGTTTATCTGGATATTTCATTGAAGGATTTTGAGCAAGTTTATCCGGCCGCGGGTTCAAGGACAGTTGCTCTAAAAATAAGTCCCCAGGAAATAGTGGCGTTGACCGGCGCCCGATGGGTTGACGTATGTCAAATTTGCACCAAAAAGCAGAGAGATTAA
- a CDS encoding RidA family protein: MRKIIKTDKAPTAVGPYSQGIDTGVFIYTSGQIPINPSTGEVIHGGIEEQTARALENLKNVLEAAGSSISKVVKTTVFIKDMGSFSVMNEVYEKYFTEPYPARSCVEVARLPKDVLIEIEAVAQR; encoded by the coding sequence ATGCGTAAGATTATTAAGACCGATAAGGCTCCTACTGCTGTAGGCCCATATTCTCAGGGCATAGACACAGGGGTATTCATATACACATCAGGGCAGATTCCCATAAATCCTTCAACAGGCGAAGTGATTCACGGAGGGATTGAGGAACAGACGGCCCGGGCGCTGGAAAATCTGAAGAATGTGCTTGAGGCTGCAGGAAGCAGCATTTCTAAAGTTGTAAAAACCACTGTGTTTATTAAGGATATGGGTAGTTTTTCAGTGATGAATGAGGTGTATGAAAAGTATTTTACCGAGCCGTATCCGGCAAGGTCATGTGTTGAGGTAGCCAGGCTTCCAAAAGATGTATTGATAGAAATTGAAGCTGTTGCACAAAGATAA
- the larE gene encoding ATP-dependent sacrificial sulfur transferase LarE, whose product MCAASKLEILKTRLKSMGSVVVAFSGGVDSSFLLKVAHEVLGDKVLAVTARSSTYPERELDEAVKFAADYKIPHRVIVSEELEVEGFSENPPNRCYLCKQELFNKIKQLAHNGGFKFIAEGSNHDDLGDYRPGLQAISELGVVSPLREAGLTKDEIRLLSREMGLKTWDKPSFACLSSRFPYGEKITKQKLEMVDKAEQFLIDLGFKQVRVRHHGSVARIEADEGDFGRLIDRQTRQAIYSRLKELGFLYVSLDLKGYRTGSMNEGFYERGVEVDA is encoded by the coding sequence ATGTGTGCAGCTTCTAAGCTTGAAATTCTTAAAACAAGGCTAAAATCAATGGGAAGTGTCGTTGTTGCCTTTTCAGGAGGAGTGGATTCGTCATTTCTCCTGAAGGTAGCCCATGAAGTACTGGGCGATAAAGTGCTTGCCGTGACTGCAAGATCTTCAACATACCCTGAAAGAGAGCTTGATGAAGCAGTAAAGTTCGCAGCTGACTATAAAATCCCCCATAGAGTTATTGTATCGGAAGAGCTTGAGGTAGAGGGCTTTTCGGAAAATCCTCCGAACAGATGTTATTTGTGTAAGCAGGAGCTCTTTAATAAAATAAAACAGCTTGCGCATAACGGAGGCTTCAAGTTTATAGCTGAGGGTTCAAATCATGACGATCTTGGGGATTACCGGCCCGGACTTCAGGCAATATCCGAGCTTGGGGTAGTAAGTCCTTTAAGGGAAGCAGGATTAACCAAGGACGAAATCAGGCTTTTATCTAGAGAGATGGGGCTTAAAACCTGGGATAAACCATCTTTCGCCTGTTTGTCATCAAGATTTCCTTATGGGGAGAAGATAACAAAGCAAAAGCTGGAAATGGTAGACAAAGCAGAGCAGTTTCTTATCGATTTAGGCTTTAAGCAGGTCCGTGTGAGGCATCATGGCAGCGTGGCAAGAATTGAAGCGGATGAGGGGGATTTTGGCAGGCTTATTGATAGACAAACCAGACAGGCAATATATTCAAGGCTTAAGGAACTTGGCTTTTTATATGTTTCCCTTGACTTGAAGGGCTACAGGACGGGAAGTATGAATGAAGGTTTTTATGAGAGGGGGGTTGAAGTGGATGCGTAA
- the polX gene encoding DNA polymerase/3'-5' exonuclease PolX: protein MTNLEIAWILQEIADLLELQGEDPFKVMAYRQGARTVRNLGKELTNIKSRQELEHLPGIGKKLSLQITELLATGKCALYQRLKKEIPMTLKELLKIPGLGPKSIKLIHERLGVNDLADLEKATLEKKIRTLPGMGSKTELNILRSIEMLKQNTYSNIPIGIAMPLAVQFIEDLKQLPEVHRGVVCGSLRRGKDQVEAIDLLVSTTNSEIIKQTLRKHPQVKKLLDSDLKKCVVLTWLGIKVIIEMVEEKQFWIALYNLTGSKKHKLKMKERAEKLNLRLTEQGIYPDDSEDSINVNSEADIYKCLGMLYIPPELREGEKELQAALKGKIPQLLEIEDLKGDLHLHTSWSDGVKSIENMVEKAKEKKYEYIAITDHSKSLKIAGGLSEERLKEQHKLIRELNNKSDNLQILTGVETDILDTGQLDYDNDILDSCDLVIASIHSGFRQDREKITGRIEAALKNPYVHILAHPTGRIIGRRNPYKVDLERIFALAHSENKILEINSSVDRLDLSSELAYKAAYDYKIPISIDTDAHDTAKMDEIAYGVLTARRGWLTKEHVINTKSLIELKKCLSRKS, encoded by the coding sequence ATGACAAATCTAGAAATAGCCTGGATTTTACAAGAAATTGCAGATCTTTTGGAGCTGCAAGGAGAGGATCCTTTTAAAGTTATGGCTTATAGGCAAGGAGCCAGGACAGTTAGGAATTTAGGAAAAGAATTAACAAATATTAAATCTAGGCAGGAACTAGAACATTTGCCTGGCATAGGCAAAAAATTATCATTGCAAATTACTGAGCTTTTAGCAACTGGCAAGTGTGCTTTGTATCAACGATTAAAAAAAGAAATCCCCATGACACTTAAAGAGCTGTTAAAAATTCCTGGTTTAGGGCCCAAATCTATTAAATTAATTCATGAAAGATTAGGAGTTAATGATCTTGCCGATTTAGAAAAAGCCACCTTGGAGAAGAAAATTCGTACTTTGCCCGGTATGGGTAGTAAAACTGAATTAAACATCCTACGTAGTATTGAGATGTTAAAACAAAACACTTATAGCAATATCCCCATCGGAATTGCTATGCCTTTAGCAGTACAGTTTATAGAAGATTTGAAGCAGCTTCCAGAAGTGCACCGAGGAGTAGTATGTGGAAGTTTACGTCGTGGAAAAGATCAAGTTGAAGCCATAGATTTATTAGTTTCAACAACTAATTCTGAAATAATTAAGCAAACTTTACGAAAGCATCCGCAAGTTAAAAAGCTATTAGACAGTGATCTAAAAAAGTGTGTGGTACTGACTTGGTTAGGCATAAAAGTAATAATAGAAATGGTTGAGGAAAAACAATTTTGGATTGCTTTGTATAATTTAACAGGATCCAAAAAACATAAACTCAAAATGAAAGAGAGGGCAGAAAAGCTTAATCTAAGATTAACTGAACAAGGCATTTACCCTGATGATTCTGAGGATAGTATAAATGTCAACAGTGAGGCGGATATTTATAAGTGTTTAGGTATGCTATACATACCGCCGGAGCTAAGAGAAGGAGAAAAAGAATTACAGGCTGCATTGAAAGGAAAAATTCCTCAATTATTAGAAATAGAAGATCTGAAAGGCGATTTACATTTACACACTTCCTGGAGTGATGGAGTAAAAAGCATTGAAAATATGGTTGAAAAAGCTAAAGAAAAAAAGTATGAGTATATTGCAATTACTGACCACTCTAAAAGTTTAAAAATTGCAGGAGGCCTTTCTGAAGAGCGTTTAAAAGAGCAGCATAAATTAATCAGAGAACTTAATAATAAATCTGATAATCTGCAAATTCTAACCGGAGTTGAAACGGATATTCTTGATACTGGCCAGCTGGATTACGACAATGATATTTTAGACAGCTGTGATTTAGTTATTGCCTCAATTCATTCAGGGTTTCGGCAAGATAGGGAAAAAATTACAGGTAGAATAGAAGCTGCATTAAAAAATCCCTATGTACATATTTTAGCTCATCCAACAGGAAGAATCATTGGCAGGCGCAATCCCTATAAGGTAGATTTAGAACGGATATTTGCTTTAGCCCACTCTGAAAATAAAATTTTGGAGATAAATTCCTCCGTTGATCGATTAGATTTAAGCTCTGAGCTGGCCTATAAAGCAGCCTATGATTATAAAATACCTATTTCCATTGATACTGATGCCCATGATACAGCTAAAATGGACGAAATTGCATACGGAGTGTTAACTGCTCGCAGAGGATGGCTTACAAAGGAGCATGTAATTAATACTAAATCATTGATTGAATTAAAAAAGTGTTTGAGTCGTAAAAGTTGA
- the zapA gene encoding cell division protein ZapA — MQQDNQNKKSRTVVNIYDSEYVVRSDEAPEYIEIIANYVDQKMRQIAQKNNTLPLYKIAVLAALNIADEQKKIQDDYDSLLKLIEEAKEL; from the coding sequence TTGCAACAGGATAATCAGAATAAAAAATCTCGTACTGTAGTAAATATTTACGATTCCGAATATGTAGTGCGATCAGATGAAGCTCCTGAATATATAGAAATAATAGCTAATTATGTTGATCAAAAAATGAGACAAATTGCTCAAAAAAATAATACATTGCCTCTTTATAAAATAGCTGTATTAGCTGCACTAAATATTGCAGATGAACAAAAGAAAATACAGGATGATTACGATTCTCTTTTAAAGTTAATTGAAGAAGCTAAAGAACTTTAA
- the pheT gene encoding phenylalanine--tRNA ligase subunit beta: protein MLVSLKWLKDYVQIDMPTKTLAHKLTMAGLAIDNIHKPGAGINNVVVGKIKSIEKHPQADRLVICRVDVQSGEEPLTIITGATNVQPEMKVPVALVGASLPNGVKISKANFRGIASYGMLCSAQELGIDPASLPEDERNGIMSLPQEAEVGQSVQKILGLDDEVLELELTPNRADCLSIINVAREVSAITGSKLQIPEIKESETSEETSKLATVEIANPEFCGRYSARVIKNVQVGKSPLWLKHRLESAGMRSINNIVDITNFVMLEMGQPLHAFDYDCLTGHHIVVRTAYAGEEILTLDNNKRTLDQEMLIIADEKKAVAIAGVMGGLESEVTNQTKTILLESANFTGASIRKTSRKLGLRSEASARYEKGINIEGTIAALNRAVDLIEKLGAGQGVPGNIDIYPLHQPTKCVKLRPERVNQILGINLSQETIINYLERLNMEVRVDGAQFTVGIPPYRQDISIEIDLIEEIARMFGYDEIPTTLPVGTMSQSKKSTEQLLVERSKDILTGCGMTEVITYSFISPKAFDKLSLEKEHTWRNVVTIKNPLSEEQSVMRTTLIPGLLEVATRNIKRRQTNISIFENGKVFLPRVGEALPEEATILAGLVTGEQIKTWNWPKEIKDFYYLKGIVEALFLKLNATSAVFKPSKSYAFLHPGRGAEILVENQVIGVIGEIHPTVLQNFELEQPVYVFELQTGLLLKGFKKVKTYQPLPKYPVVERDMAFLLPEKVTIQEVNDIITKVGGELLANFSLFDVYRGKQVPEGWKSIAYNLIYQAQDRTLTDNEVNELHLKIQSELKNNFQAQLRE from the coding sequence ATGCTGGTTTCTTTAAAATGGTTAAAAGATTACGTACAGATAGATATGCCAACTAAAACCTTAGCACATAAATTGACTATGGCTGGTTTGGCAATTGATAATATACATAAACCTGGTGCAGGAATTAATAATGTTGTAGTAGGTAAAATTAAATCAATTGAAAAACATCCTCAAGCTGACCGCTTAGTTATTTGTCGAGTAGACGTTCAATCTGGGGAAGAACCTTTGACTATTATTACTGGGGCAACTAATGTTCAACCTGAAATGAAAGTACCTGTAGCTTTAGTCGGGGCTAGTTTACCTAATGGAGTAAAAATTTCCAAAGCAAATTTCAGAGGAATTGCTTCATATGGCATGCTATGTTCGGCACAAGAATTAGGAATAGATCCTGCTAGCCTTCCAGAGGACGAAAGAAATGGAATTATGAGCTTGCCTCAGGAAGCTGAAGTAGGACAGTCAGTACAAAAGATACTTGGGCTAGACGATGAAGTTTTAGAATTAGAATTGACGCCTAATCGGGCAGATTGTTTAAGCATAATTAATGTTGCTCGGGAAGTTAGTGCTATTACAGGATCAAAACTTCAAATTCCAGAAATAAAAGAATCAGAAACAAGTGAAGAAACGTCTAAACTTGCTACAGTTGAAATTGCAAATCCTGAATTTTGTGGCAGATATTCAGCTAGAGTTATTAAAAACGTTCAAGTCGGGAAATCTCCCTTATGGCTTAAACATCGCTTAGAGTCAGCAGGGATGCGTTCTATTAATAATATTGTAGACATAACAAATTTTGTTATGCTGGAAATGGGACAGCCATTACATGCTTTTGATTATGATTGCTTAACTGGACATCATATTGTTGTACGTACTGCTTATGCGGGAGAAGAAATACTTACATTAGATAATAATAAAAGAACATTAGATCAAGAAATGTTAATAATTGCTGATGAAAAAAAAGCAGTTGCTATTGCTGGTGTCATGGGCGGTCTGGAATCTGAGGTAACAAATCAGACAAAAACTATCTTATTAGAATCGGCTAACTTTACTGGTGCAAGTATTAGAAAAACATCTCGCAAATTAGGTTTGCGATCGGAAGCTTCTGCTCGCTATGAAAAAGGCATTAATATTGAAGGAACTATTGCTGCTTTAAACAGAGCAGTAGATCTTATAGAAAAATTAGGTGCTGGGCAAGGTGTTCCTGGAAATATCGATATTTATCCCCTGCATCAGCCTACCAAATGTGTTAAATTAAGGCCTGAGAGAGTGAACCAAATTTTAGGTATAAATTTAAGCCAGGAAACAATTATTAATTATTTGGAACGCCTTAATATGGAGGTTAGAGTAGACGGTGCACAATTTACAGTGGGCATACCTCCTTATCGTCAAGACATTAGTATAGAAATAGATTTAATTGAAGAAATTGCTCGAATGTTTGGCTATGACGAAATACCTACAACGCTCCCAGTAGGAACCATGTCCCAAAGTAAAAAGAGTACAGAGCAGCTCTTAGTAGAGAGGTCAAAGGATATTTTAACTGGGTGCGGTATGACTGAGGTAATCACTTACAGTTTTATCAGCCCAAAAGCTTTTGATAAATTAAGCTTGGAAAAAGAGCATACTTGGAGAAATGTAGTTACCATCAAGAACCCCTTAAGCGAAGAGCAAAGCGTAATGCGGACAACTTTAATTCCTGGGCTTTTAGAAGTGGCTACGAGGAACATTAAGCGGCGACAAACAAATATTAGCATTTTTGAAAACGGCAAGGTTTTTTTACCTAGGGTTGGAGAAGCTTTACCTGAGGAAGCTACCATACTTGCTGGCCTGGTTACTGGTGAACAGATTAAAACATGGAATTGGCCTAAGGAAATAAAGGATTTCTATTACTTAAAAGGAATTGTTGAAGCATTATTTTTAAAGTTGAATGCTACTTCCGCTGTATTTAAACCTAGTAAGTCTTACGCTTTTCTTCATCCCGGGCGTGGGGCAGAAATTTTAGTAGAAAACCAGGTTATTGGAGTAATTGGTGAAATTCATCCTACTGTACTGCAAAATTTTGAATTAGAACAGCCTGTATATGTTTTTGAATTACAAACGGGCTTACTTCTAAAAGGATTCAAAAAAGTAAAAACATATCAACCTTTGCCTAAATATCCAGTCGTTGAAAGGGATATGGCTTTCTTATTGCCTGAAAAAGTTACTATTCAAGAGGTAAATGATATTATAACTAAAGTAGGGGGAGAGTTGCTAGCTAATTTTAGTCTGTTTGATGTCTACAGAGGTAAACAAGTGCCAGAAGGTTGGAAAAGCATTGCTTATAACCTTATCTACCAAGCTCAGGATCGCACTTTAACTGACAACGAAGTTAATGAATTACATTTAAAAATTCAGTCAGAATTAAAGAATAATTTTCAAGCCCAGCTTAGAGAGTAA
- the pheS gene encoding phenylalanine--tRNA ligase subunit alpha, translated as MREQLEQIRKNGRSELVKAENLDILNELRVKYLGKKGLLTQVLRGMGNLTAEERPVLGQLANQVRNELEAIIVEQREKLQHLALELKLAQETIDVTLPGRVIEVGNKHPLTLILDEMKSIFSGMGFTVAEGPEIELDYYNFEALNLPKDHPARDMQDSFYISEDTLLRTHTSPVQARVMEKMTPQLPVKIISPGKVYRRDDDATHSPMFHQVEGLLVDTNVTFADLKGILLAFVKQMFGEEQKIRLRPSYFPFTEPSAEVDIACVMCGGKGCRVCKDSGWLEILGSGMVHPRVLEMSGYDPEKVTGFAFGMGIERIAMLKYGIDDLRLLFDNDLRFIKQFR; from the coding sequence ATGCGAGAACAATTAGAGCAAATAAGAAAAAATGGACGCAGCGAATTAGTTAAGGCCGAAAATTTGGATATCTTAAATGAACTGCGAGTTAAATATTTGGGTAAAAAGGGATTATTAACCCAGGTATTAAGGGGTATGGGAAATTTAACTGCAGAAGAACGACCTGTTTTAGGGCAATTGGCCAATCAGGTTCGGAACGAGTTAGAGGCGATTATTGTAGAGCAGCGAGAAAAATTGCAACATTTAGCTTTAGAACTAAAGTTAGCTCAGGAAACTATTGATGTAACTCTTCCTGGACGGGTGATTGAAGTTGGAAATAAACATCCGTTAACATTAATCTTAGATGAAATGAAGAGTATTTTTAGTGGTATGGGTTTTACAGTTGCTGAAGGCCCAGAAATTGAATTAGATTACTATAACTTTGAAGCCTTAAATTTGCCCAAAGACCATCCAGCTAGGGATATGCAGGATTCCTTTTATATCTCTGAGGATACGCTTTTAAGAACACATACATCTCCCGTACAGGCTAGGGTTATGGAAAAAATGACTCCTCAGCTGCCAGTTAAAATCATTTCACCAGGTAAGGTTTATCGCCGGGATGATGATGCTACCCATTCACCTATGTTTCACCAAGTTGAGGGCCTTTTGGTAGATACTAATGTGACATTTGCAGATTTAAAAGGTATACTTTTAGCTTTTGTCAAACAAATGTTTGGAGAAGAACAAAAGATTAGGCTCAGGCCAAGTTACTTTCCTTTTACGGAGCCAAGCGCCGAAGTGGACATTGCCTGTGTAATGTGTGGAGGAAAGGGATGCAGAGTTTGTAAAGATTCTGGTTGGTTAGAAATATTAGGAAGTGGCATGGTACACCCTAGGGTTTTGGAAATGTCCGGTTATGACCCGGAAAAAGTAACTGGGTTTGCTTTTGGGATGGGAATTGAACGGATTGCTATGTTAAAATATGGAATTGATGACTTGAGGCTTTTATTTGATAATGACCTTCGGTTTATTAAACAGTTTAGGTAA
- a CDS encoding RNA methyltransferase — protein sequence MATEITSRHNHYIKLVKNLEKRKFREETGLFVLEGFRSLQEAMETKYKLEAILLTPSAYVKLQSDDYYQNLEERTRLFIVEEKIFNDLAQTQTPQGILIIAQKRVYKLDHMLDSGKLVVVADGIQDPGNLGTIIRTMAAAGAGGLLLTGGSVDVYNPKVLRSTMGGIFYLPFVVEDTEGIIKAIENYDYNLVVADINGRQKYYEIDLSGKVALVIGNENHGPADIFLQRASSIIKIPMPGGVESLNASVAAAILIYETVRQKGL from the coding sequence TTGGCGACAGAAATTACTTCCAGACATAATCACTATATTAAATTGGTAAAGAATTTAGAAAAACGTAAATTTAGAGAAGAAACGGGTCTGTTTGTTTTAGAAGGTTTTAGAAGTTTGCAGGAAGCCATGGAAACAAAATATAAGCTGGAAGCAATTTTACTTACACCTTCTGCTTACGTAAAACTACAGTCAGATGATTATTATCAAAATCTAGAAGAGCGGACGAGGTTATTTATAGTTGAAGAAAAAATTTTTAACGATTTAGCCCAGACTCAAACGCCCCAGGGAATTTTAATCATTGCCCAAAAGAGAGTTTATAAATTGGATCATATGTTGGATTCCGGGAAGTTAGTTGTTGTTGCTGATGGTATTCAAGATCCAGGTAATTTAGGCACTATTATTCGTACTATGGCTGCAGCAGGAGCAGGGGGATTGTTATTAACCGGCGGTTCTGTAGATGTTTATAATCCAAAAGTACTGCGTTCAACTATGGGAGGTATTTTTTATTTACCTTTTGTAGTTGAGGATACTGAAGGTATTATTAAAGCGATAGAAAACTACGATTACAACTTAGTTGTTGCTGATATAAATGGTCGGCAAAAATATTATGAAATTGACTTATCGGGTAAAGTCGCCTTGGTAATTGGCAATGAAAACCATGGCCCAGCAGACATTTTTCTTCAAAGAGCTAGTTCCATTATTAAGATTCCTATGCCTGGAGGGGTGGAGTCTTTAAATGCAAGTGTAGCTGCAGCAATTTTAATTTACGAAACTGTACGTCAAAAGGGATTGTGA
- the rplT gene encoding 50S ribosomal protein L20, producing the protein MARVKRGVTAHRRHKKILKLAKGYFGAKSKLFRPANQQVMKSLSYAYAHRKKRKSDFRKLWIARINAAARQNGISYSRLINGLKQAGVQVNRKMLAELAVSDNQAFSKLVATAKSNLK; encoded by the coding sequence ATGGCTCGAGTTAAAAGAGGAGTTACAGCTCATCGCCGTCATAAAAAGATATTAAAACTGGCAAAGGGATACTTTGGTGCAAAGTCTAAGTTATTCCGACCTGCAAATCAGCAAGTTATGAAGTCTTTGTCATATGCTTATGCTCATAGGAAAAAACGCAAATCGGACTTTAGGAAGTTATGGATTGCTAGAATAAATGCTGCAGCTAGACAAAATGGCATTTCCTATAGCCGCTTGATTAACGGATTAAAACAAGCTGGTGTGCAAGTTAATCGTAAAATGCTTGCTGAATTAGCTGTTAGTGATAACCAAGCATTTAGTAAATTAGTGGCTACTGCTAAAAGTAATTTAAAGTAA
- the rpmI gene encoding 50S ribosomal protein L35 — protein MPKMKTHRGAAKRFKITGTGKFKRAHAFKSHILGKKSPKRKRNLRQTTIVNKTDQQKLTKLLPYL, from the coding sequence ATGCCAAAAATGAAAACCCATAGGGGTGCGGCTAAAAGATTCAAAATAACTGGTACTGGAAAATTTAAAAGGGCTCATGCTTTTAAAAGCCATATTTTAGGAAAGAAATCACCAAAACGAAAACGTAATTTAAGACAGACAACTATAGTCAATAAGACCGATCAGCAAAAATTGACTAAATTATTACCATACTTATAA
- the infC gene encoding translation initiation factor IF-3, with amino-acid sequence MEVKIISKDLRVNEEIRAREVRLVDTNGDQLGILALKDALKLAQERGVDLVEVASAAKPPVCRIMDFGKYSYEQSKREKEARKKQKVINVKEVKFRLGIDEHDFQVKARNAIKFLQSGDKVKVTIMFRGREISHTDLGKELCLKLANQLSDIAGVEKAPNVEGKNMTMILSPKQDK; translated from the coding sequence TTGGAGGTGAAAATTATTAGTAAGGATTTGAGAGTCAATGAAGAGATCCGTGCTCGTGAGGTTCGTTTAGTTGATACAAATGGTGATCAACTAGGGATTTTAGCTCTTAAGGATGCTTTAAAATTAGCCCAGGAAAGAGGCGTGGATTTAGTAGAAGTAGCTTCTGCCGCGAAACCACCTGTTTGCAGAATCATGGATTTTGGTAAGTACTCTTATGAGCAAAGCAAACGGGAAAAAGAAGCACGGAAAAAGCAAAAAGTTATAAATGTTAAGGAAGTCAAATTCCGGCTGGGTATTGATGAGCATGACTTTCAAGTTAAGGCTAGAAATGCTATTAAATTTTTGCAAAGTGGAGATAAAGTCAAAGTAACCATTATGTTTCGAGGACGGGAAATCTCTCACACTGACCTTGGCAAAGAACTTTGCCTCAAACTTGCTAACCAGTTAAGCGATATTGCAGGAGTTGAAAAAGCTCCCAACGTAGAAGGAAAAAATATGACTATGATTCTTTCGCCTAAACAAGATAAGTAA